The following coding sequences are from one Sesamum indicum cultivar Zhongzhi No. 13 linkage group LG11, S_indicum_v1.0, whole genome shotgun sequence window:
- the LOC105173496 gene encoding protein NRT1/ PTR FAMILY 6.2 (The sequence of the model RefSeq protein was modified relative to this genomic sequence to represent the inferred CDS: added 25 bases not found in genome assembly), with protein MEGKRSLTVADALDYKGFPADRSKTGGWIPAALILGIEICERLSTMGIAVNLVTYLGGVMHLPSSTSANIVTDFMGTCFLLCLLGGFLADSFLGRYKTIAVFAIIQTLGTGMLAITSELPQLRPPPCHAHDINCKQANGFQMGMLYLALYLIALGTGGLKSSVSGFGTDQFDEKDEKEKSQMAYFFNRFFFFISIGTLTAVTVLVYIQDEVGRSLAYGICSVSMLVAIFIFFSGTKRYRYKRSSGSPIVHIFQVIAAAIRKRNMNLPYDVEMLYEDTPEASRIHHTDQFRFLDKAAIVAEGDFANRSTCSEPNPWKLCSVTRVEEVKMMARLLPIWATTIIFWTTYAQMITFSVEQASTMNRSIGNFQIPAGSLTVFFVAAILITLAVYDRLIMPLWKKWKGKPGFSSLQRIAIGLVLSTVGMGVATLAEMKRLSVAKSVSRSSSNLPISVFLLIPQFFLVGAGEAFIYTGQLDFFITQSPKGMKTMSTGLFLTTLSLGFFVSSFLVSVIKKVTSSNGGQGWLADNINYGRLDCFYGLLAVLGIINLVIYLICAVWYKPDQKPKPQPALQMEAKFNGSGEERC; from the exons ATG GAGGGGAAAAGGAGTTTGACAGTTGCAGATGCACTGGATTACAAGGGATTTCCGGCTGACAGATCCAAAACTGGTGGTTGGATACCAGCTGCGCTTATCCTAG GGATTGAAATTTGTGAGAGGCTTTCGACTATGGGAATAGCAGTGAACCTGGTGACCTACTTGGGTGGAGTGATGCATCTGCCGAGCTCTACCTCGGCCAACATTGTTACCGACTTCATGGGCACATGTTTCCTCTTGTGTTTGCTGGGGGGATTTCTTGCAGATTCTTTCCTTGGAAGATACAAGACAATTGCCGTTTTCGCCATCATACAAACACTG GGAACCGGCATGTTGGCGATAACAAGTGAGTTGCCTCAGCTTCGCCCACCGCCTTGCCATGCTCATGACATCAATTGCAAGCAAGCCAATGGCTTCCAAATGGGAATGTTGTACCTTGCTCTATATCTTATAGCTTTAGGCACTGGAGGCCTCAAGTCAAGTGTTTCTGGATTTGGGACTGATCAATTCGATGAAAAAGACGAAAAAGAGAAATCCCAGATGGCCTATTTCTTTAAcagattcttcttcttcattagCATTGGCACTTTGACAGCCGTTACGGTTCTGGTGTACATACAAGATGAAGTGGGCCGAAGCCTGGCTTATGGGATCTGCTCCGTCTCAATGTTGGTAGCCATATTCATATTCTTCTCTGGCACCAAACGGTACAGGTACAAGAGAAGCTCTGGGAGCCCTATTGTCCACATTTTTCAAGTCATCGCAGCAGCAATAAGGAAACGCAACATGAACCTTCCTTATGATGTTGAAATGCTGTACGAGGATACTCCTGAGGCTTCAAGAATTCACCATACTGATCAGTTCCG TTTCTTGGACAAGGCAGCGATTGTAGCTGAAGGAGATTTTGCGAACAGAAGCACTTGCTCAGAGCCCAATCCGTGGAAGCTGTGCTCGGTGACAAGGGTGGAGGAAGTGAAGATGATGGCGAGATTGCTGCCAATATGGGCCACAACCATCATTTTCTGGACCACATACGCACAGATGATCACCTTCTCAGTGGAGCAAGCGTCCACCATGAACAGATCAATAGGCAATTTCCAGATCCCGGCCGGCTCACTTACCGTCTTCTTTGTGGCTGCTATTCTAATCACATTAGCAGTTTATGACCGCCTCATCATGCCACTCTGGAAGAAATGGAAAGGAAAACCAG GTTTCTCTAGCCTACAAAGAATCGCCATCGGATTAGTACTCTCCACAGTAGGAATGGGCGTCGCCACATTAGCCGAGATGAAGAGACTATCGGTGGCAAAGTCGGTCAGCCGCTCTTCATCCAATCTTCCGATAAGTGTTTTTCTTCTGATTCCACAGTTCTTCCTGGTGGGTGCTGGCGAAGCATTCATATACACAGGACAGCTGGATTTCTTCATCACTCAATCACCCAAAGGAATGAAAACCATGAGCACTGGCCTTTTCCTGACCACTCTTTCGCTCGGGTTTTTCGTTAGCAGCTTCCTGGTCTCCGTCATCAAGAAGGTCACGTCGAGCAATGGGGGACAAGGGTGGCTTGCAGACAACATAAACTACGGCCGCCTGGATTGTTTCTACGGGCTTCTGGCAGTTCTTGGAATCATAAACCTCGTCATCTATCTGATTTGTGCTGTGTGGTACAAGCCTGATCAGAAACCCAAACCCCAACCTGCACTACAGATGGAGGCTAAGTTCAA